The region AAAAGCGAGATTTGCATCTGCCACGATagttgttgactgtgaaaaataTGTTTGTAACTGGACCGTTTATCCAGCGCCTCTCTATATTAGACCGTCAACTTATACAATATTGTGAAACATTGCTGTTATCTCCAACAATCCTGCAAATCAGACAAAGTCAGCCAAATTCGCGATTGGGAAAGAGTCTCGGTGCCAGCAATGTCCACAAGTACAGCGTCAGAACAAGCCATTGCGAGGCAATAACCATCCACATCCCAACACGGCCGACTTGAGGATTAGCAGCATTGCCATTGGCCACAATCGCGCCCCAATTGGTTAGAGCCATAGCCTTCCAACATGATACACTCATTAGAATGGCGTTCAGCTTCCATGAATTGGATAGACGGCTAGGATTGTTCAAGACTGATTCATCCACTTCGGCATGACCCGCACTGTTAGCttgctcttcgtcgtcttgcGTTCCATAGTCGTTGCCTGTGACCACACCTGTGACGTCCCGCCTGACATCTTTCTCGGAGTCGTCACTGGCCCTGGCCGTGGCTGCAGCAGCGCTTTCCTCTTCAGAAGACGACCGCAGCTTGTCTTCGGCCGTGTACGACCATCCCGTCCATCCAAGGCTAATTGCCGTCACGGTCAAGCCCAGCACAATACTCACAGTATCCATTTCGCCCAGCATAGGATTACAGGATGCATCAGGGTTCTTGGAAACGGCTGTGTAGCACAAAAACACAGACCACGCAAAGACGCAGGCACTGGCTAGCAACGAACCTTCTTCGCCAGACATCTGCGCACCGACAATTGAGACGCCGAGCACAAGCGTGACAGTAATAAATCCATTGTTTGTGCCACATCCCGTGAAGCGAGAAAAAATGACGCCTATTGCAATGATGGATATTCCAAAGAGCATTATGCAAGCAGTCACAATAGCACCGAGCCACCTTTTCCCGGACCCAGCCTCCTGTGCTTCTGCGGCATCCGCCTTAGCGACCCAGCTGTCATTCCATTCGTGAGCCATGTCAACAATGACAAGCTGCTGAACAACAATGAAAAGGACTGCGCCGATACGTGCAATGTTCAAGTAGGCGTCAGAAAAAAGCGGATCATTGGGAATGAAAATAGTGACGATACAGAGAAAGAAGTAGAGAGTGTATTTGGCCGGCCATGCTTCTCGATTGGCCGTGGGTTTAAGTAGAGCTCCCAGCGCCGCGAATGCAAAGAATAGCGTCGAAGCAGCCGATACGCGATAAACACCATTGTTGCCAGCACAAGACTTGACCACGTCGATGTCGACATACTGGGAACATCCATCCGTCCACTTGTCCCTAACAAAGCTAGTCAAATCGTTGGCGTCAACTATAGCGGGGGCGATTCCGTACTGGAAAACGAGCGCCatcgcaatcgaaaaaaaCAGAAGTAGCACCGAACGTCGCCGTCCGGAAGTGACGCTTGGTGGAATCGTCGAGGCCTTGTCGTTGCCGCAGCAGGCTCCCAGTAGAGAAGCACAGGCGGTGCAAAAGCACCATCCGGCGGAGGTAATTACGCATGTAACAAGGGAGGCCTGGGAAATAAGGTAGGAAAGAGAGTGATCAGAAAGATGCGGGGGCGACCACCGATTTTAAACGAATGCGAGAGTGCTTTGCTGATGACCTCTTTTCCGGTCAAAAAAGCAAGAACGCAGCCGCCAAGCATTGGGACGACTACACAGAACGACCATCTCTTGATTTACGCTTCTACATCGTACCATGGTTGTAAGTCACCGAACAATGAAGATACCAGCTTCTACAGAAAGATCGACACAATCCGGAATAGCATTGCCAATATTGTGGTCGGAGTGGAATATTATTGCGAAATTCAGTCAAAAGCGATCGtgctttcacagtcagtcgcgGCATCGGGATTTCTCAAGACTTAACCGTCTGTCCCTCTTCTCCCTTTCGATCatgctgactgtgattggGAGCGACAAGGCaaccaacagtaaagcaGCCGAAAGCTGGTACTTTTGTGCTACACTTCCTGCCGCACAGTGTACCATATCTGACAATCACAGTTGCGCAGTAATGGTATCTTGCTCCCGGTCCGCTTTCATAcatcttacagttagtggaCGGACGACCGGCTTCGACACGTGCAATTCGAGACTGAAGCAAAGCAACGCATAAACAAGGAGCCACGATGTTGCGATTAAGAAATGTTACTTCACTTATTTATTAATTCGTGAGGTCTTGGAATAGGCACGGTGTACATTTGTCTGTAACCAACCACTGCGACCACCCAACCTCCGACCGTCTTCAACCGTTCATTGCGGGAGACGTTGCTTTGTAGCTTGGTACCTTCTGATCTGTGTGATCTTTACTGGGAAGAAGCGTAAGCCCAGTCCGAATTGTCAGAAAAATCGATGCTACATTTCCTGGCGCTCTTGAACACTTGTTTCGGATGGtccaaaagcttggcaaGAAACCTGTCTTCCCAGGCCTTGTGCATGTCGCTACTATctcgcttcttcttcttcctgttctTTTTCTCAATCATGCTAGTGGATACCATACCCTCCAAAGTTTCGTCGAAGTCATCCGGGTCGTAGCAAAAACGGCAGATCCAGCCTCCAAAGTACGCGCCGTTGACGCTACTCCACCGATTGGTGTGACGTCGAAAAggttttcgacgacgaagggcGTTTGTCTCTAATGTACTGTCCAAAGCACCACCAAAGTGGATGTGGTCCAGCATattgtcatcgtcgtcagcCAGCTGATGGACCTCATTGAATGATTCCTGTAGCGCGCGGCTAGAAAAGGCAGCCATCGGGAGGTCAAACTTGCGAAAGTCAAGGCCCTTACACCCAACATCAATTTCGATATCGGTCTCGCTAGGCTCGGGATCGTCCTCTTCCGTAACCTTCAATTGGACCACAGTCTCGGCAAGATCGTTGGCGGCACGCATGTCGATGGAACACTTATCGGCTCGACTGAAGGTAGTGAAGGGACCATCCTTGAGCGCCTTGGTGACGGCCTTCTCCCACTCTTTCTGGGTCTTTCTGCTACCGAGCATCTTGTTACTCTCGGCGCTTAGAGtctcgtcaaaatcgtcTGGATCGTAGCAAAAACGGCAAACCCAACCTCCAAAGTAGGCGCCATTAATGCTACTCCATCGTTGCACCCATTCCTCGGTATCTCCGTCAGCCTTGACGGAACGCCCATTCATGACGGGATGGTCAAAATGGACGTTGCCGAGCTCCTGATCGCCATTGTCAGCAATAAGATGGATGGCGTCGTACGTGTCTTGTAAAATTTTGGCCGAGAATTCCTGCTCCTCCAGAGTGAGTCTATCGAACTTGACATTCTTGCAGGAAAGCTCAAGCTCTACATCGGTGCGCATTGGATCAGGGTCAGCCATCACTTGTGTGACAAGGAGACCAAGCGTGAGGGCACAGGCGGCGGTGAACTTCATCGTCTTGATGCTGTAGATGGTTGAACTGTGGACGACTCCAGGTTAGAAATTATGAGAGGAAGAAATGCCGATACCGACTTCGCTACGATACAAGCGGGAATACCGTACTCTAAAGTATAAATTGTACAGAGTTGGGTGATCTGCGCCTTTCTCGGAAATTGTGGTCGGTCTTTAGCCATTTGAACATTTTTGAGTCATGGCGTGGGAGTCCTATATTTAGGAAGGGACCTCTGCGTGGGAGTCCATTTGTGAATGGGGTTCCTCTGCGTGGGAGTCCATTTGTGAATGGTACGATGACAAGCTGTGTCTCGGGTCGAATCAAATGCATTGATGATGGGAGTCCTCACCAAAAGAGTTGTCTACGATCAACGATTTAGACAGTCATAAATCTTTTTTATTAGACAGCATTGCCATGCATTTACGGTGATGGAAGCTGTGAAGTTTTATCGCACGGGAGCTCCCTCCAACCATTTACAGGCGATATGGGAGTCCACTAGAAGAGCGCGAAGAAAGTCGGGCGTGAGCGTTTATGAAACACATGCGTATACATCGTATGTGTTAGTTACCACAACTGTAAAGAAAACTATTGCAGCACTCGAGCTAGAAGCCCTCTCTAGCCTGTATTGCTGAACAATATGCATAAATAATCCAGGTTTGTCGACTATGACATGGGTTGTCCGGCGTGCCATATAACCAGCAATAAAAAGCCGTTTTGAAGCTagcttcactgtcaatggattaactgtaactcacagtcaattatGTGTGTACATGCGGTAGTTTGCCATCGCCACTCGGTAATCCAGTTTCTAATTCATCTCTGTTAATCACGACATATATCTTCACATAAGTCTTTCATGCAATTCCAAGTCCTTACATTAAGGATTTCAagccgaattggaaaaaTCTGGATCCAGAATCGCTTGTCGTGGGAGCTGAAACTTTCAGAAATTGCCTCGAGTTTGATAAGGATTCCACTGCAATGAACAATTGCGATTCCAACACAATGCCCAATAGTATCCACCTTGCCTCTAGGGAAGACGCAAGAGGAGACCAGGATGAGAGACACTATTTCGATGGACCTCTATTGGATATTGAGGATGATGAATACGATGTAGAGGATGAGCCCCTCGCTGAAGTCGATAATCCTACCACGGATGCTGGTCCTAAGCCATCCTACATGGAGCCTTCCTACGAAAGGGCCAGCGCCGTTTCGTTTTCGCGTCTGTCTCAACAAATGGAGTATCTTTATCGACTCAAAACACAAAATGTAGTCCATCCACCAGACAAGGTCTCAAAACTAAAACGACTTTTACCGCCGGCCTTAATTTCAAAAATCTCACGCCCCACCAAGACCAGCGATCCGCCACAATCTCTGTTCCCCATTCTTCGTCTGCTATTACCCGAACGAGATGGTTCACGCCGAATTTTCACCAAAGAAAACACATTGGCAAAGGCTTACGGTCGAGCTTTTGGATTACCTCCAGCTAGTACCGACTACCAGAAATTGTTGTATTACTCCGATCCACATATCGTTGGATCCAAGTCCACTGGAACAGGGGACTTCTCTGAAGTTTTGCggcaagttttggaaaaacgtATATCACTTCAGAAAAATGGATCAGGTGTCACGGTGGGACAGGTGAATGCACTCCTGGATGAGCTGGCGGTAATTGGGAAGCCGCCAACGAGATCTAATCATGACTGGAGAAACCGCGAAGCTGAGCTGAACGACTTCCAATTGAAACCCAAGAATTCGGCGTCCAAAGCAGAACTCCAAGCAAACTGGGTCACTAAGCTGCATTGTCTCGGCTTAACTCCATTAGAGCACAAATGGATTATTCGTATCATCTTGGAGAGGCTACAGATTACGTTGGGCTCGACGGTCATTCTTGCATGGTACCATCCGCTGGCCCCGTCGTTTTGGAGCGCACACAACAGTTTAAAAGCCGTCTGCAACAAGCTTTGTCAACCTGGCGTCTTTGAGTTGCGTCACAACCTCGCTGAAGATGgcggagacgacgatgaagcaCCGTCAACTTTGGCGCCTTATTTCAAAAGCACTCATTTGACACACGTGCAACTAGGTAATCCTTTTTCGCCAATGGCTTCCGAACGAACCGGATTTCATACTGTGTTGTCAGATATGTCATCTCGGCATAGAGATTT is a window of Phaeodactylum tricornutum CCAP 1055/1 chromosome 28, whole genome shotgun sequence DNA encoding:
- a CDS encoding predicted protein, with the translated sequence MALVFQYGIAPAIVDANDLTSFVRDKWTDGCSQYVDIDVVKSCAGNNGVYRVSAASTLFFAFAALGALLKPTANREAWPAKYTLYFFLCIVTIFIPNDPLFSDAYLNIARIGAVLFIVVQQLVIVDMAHEWNDSWVAKADAAEAQEAGSGKRWLGAIVTACIMLFGISIIAIGVIFSRFTGCGTNNGFITVTLVLGVSIVGAQMSGEEGSLLASACVFAWSVFLCYTAVSKNPDASCNPMLGEMDTVSIVLGLTVTAISLGWTGWSYTAEDKLRSSSEEESAAAATARASDDSEKDVRRDVTGVVTGNDYGTQDDEEQANSAGHAEVDESVLNNPSRLSNSWKLNAILMSVSCWKAMALTNWGAIVANGNAANPQVGRVGMWMVIASQWLVLTLYLWTLLAPRLFPNREFG
- a CDS encoding predicted protein, whose amino-acid sequence is MKFTAACALTLGLLVTQVMADPDPMRTDVELELSCKNVKFDRLTLEEQEFSAKILQDTYDAIHLIADNGDQELGNVHFDHPVMNGRSVKADGDTEEWVQRWSSINGAYFGGWVCRFCYDPDDFDETLSAESNKMLGSRKTQKEWEKAVTKALKDGPFTTFSRADKCSIDMRAANDLAETVVQLKVTEEDDPEPSETDIEIDVGCKGLDFRKFDLPMAAFSSRALQESFNEVHQLADDDDNMLDHIHFGGALDSTLETNALRRRKPFRRHTNRWSSVNGAYFGGWICRFCYDPDDFDETLEGMVSTSMIEKKNRKKKKRDSSDMHKAWEDRFLAKLLDHPKQVFKSARKCSIDFSDNSDWAYASSQ